CTTTTAAGCATAAAATGGTGAAATAGATTTAAGACACTAAAGAAGCTTGCAAAACACATGATGACTTGAAACCAAATAGAGAGGATGCATTAAAATTTGGTTACCTTGGACTCTAAGCTAgtttgaaaaatgctgtttataGAAGATCCGTGTTCTAtgctttgaaaatatgaaagaatCAAATGTATTCGTAGACTAGCATACTGATTAGCAAATAAACACCTAGGACACTCACAAACTCAAACATATCCCTGAAACATTTCATCTAAGTTTTCATTAAACGTCTGTCTTCAGAAGTTTATATTCAGCACATGTTACCTGCtaacttcagtttctttttttggttatgGCACACTTCAAAAACACTGCTAAGGATGGTTGTTCACTCCTTCCTTCACTCCTAAGGTGCATGTCACAAACACTATGGacttctttatttatttctaaagacTTCAGGTCAATAAATTTCTTAAGAGGAAAGACAGGTACGTATTTTTAAGCTTGCAAGATAAATTCAATCTACCTGACTTAGTGTTTTCCCCACTCATATGGATACGGCTTATAAAGATTAAGGTATTAAAACAATACCCCCCAGTGGAGTAAAAACATGGTGAAAACAAACTGAATGCTCCCCCTAGTGCTTACACAAGTGCAAATCCTGCCTGGCACAGTCTGCCTTAAATTGCTTAAACAGGAGATAAATAGCCAGATGAATGATCATACATTTAACTCTGAAAGCAACCACGAACATCTTACTGGGACCAAAAGTGTCAGCTGTTGAAATCCAGCGTTTAAAATTTTGTACCACACTCCCTCCAGTGCTTCTGAGGTTTTAGTTTCTTTTAAACTGTGCTTTTCGTAAAacttttctcaatttttttcctgtcagctgAAGGCAGGGCCTTAAGGATGAAGAGATGAAGTCCAAGGATGTTTCAAGATGATGGGTACAATCAtgctttttctcctgcattGCACCCAGAAGCTGCCAAGTTAGTATTAGGATTCCCATATCACAATTGCAATGAAGCTCTGGTAAATCTGGTACCTTTGGATATGCTCAGCATCACAAGTCAGTCAGATATTTAAGACAACCTAGTCTGTAGCTAGCATAGTCCACCAGAATAttcatcctcttcctcatcaGCATGAGAGCCCACTGCAGCTGGTCCTCTGGCTTTGTCTTGGGCAGCATTTGGCGATTTCTTCTTGATTCCACCTCCTGGGACCACCAAGGTAAGACCAAGCTTGGCATACTGACAATAACAAGGCAAGTTTAATTTCTGTACTATCATAAAATTGATGCTCACAATAACCAAGCAGGAAATATTCAGTATAGAAACAGAGTGATGATGCTCTCAGGGTGTATTTTTCCAGCTTGGAATAAACATAATATTGGCTCATTTTTCTCTCAAATAGTCTGAGAATGGCATACAAGATCTGTATTGATGCTGTTTATTATCAAATAAATTGGCCACATAGCTTCTCTGTTTCAAGCTTTatgtagaaaagaaataattccatATGCAGCTCTTCATACATTATCTAGTATTAGATCATGTAAAAAGTCTTACAAGTGTTGTTCAGCAAGACTAGTAACTTCATTTTTACTATTCAACGAAGTAAAATTAGTCAATACTGTTACAAGGTTAGGTAGGGATGGGTGTTTCCACTGCTTCACACCTTTCCTATCTTATACTTCCTACAATTTACTaatacaattaaataaaaaatggtgGGGAAAGAGACACAACTACTTGCTCCAAATTCAAAATCTTTCCTTAATGAGTACCTTGCTAAGAataagcaatggaaaaaaaacattcagtGATACCATCCTGCAGGCATCACGTCTGCTCATGTTTATGCACATTTATCTGCTGCAGGGtatttctgagaaaaagcagaagcagcaaactGTTCTGGCCCTTAAGGAAGCAAGCAGAAGAGAACTGAATTTTGGTCAACTCATTAAACAAATTCAGCAAATCCTTAACAAGCTGTTCTTTCACCTAATCCTTCACACCATCTGAAAGGCAGGCAGCACCATCACTGGCAGGCAAAGTAAAAGAACACAGGAAGCTCACAGCCACAGGGCAGCATGACAGCAAGTCACAATAAATACATAGACTGTGCCCTTCTTATTTTCCtctactaggaaaaaaaacaccctCTTATCCTGAAAAACCCCCAATCACATGATCTGCCTACTTACATCATTATCCATGTATTTGAAGAGTGGAGAATTACAGACTTCAGAAACTTGATCCTGATCTTGCTGATCATACCCTTCTAAAAGTTGCTCTAGTGCTGCACAGTCTTCACTTCCATTAAATCCTGGTATACTGAAGGAAATTAAGGGTTGATTTGTTCAGGTACATGAATCACATCCATAAAAATTGAACTTTAACCAATATTAGTGTACACACTGAGAATAAGATCACAATCATAGTCAAGACAAAACAAGAATAttagatttttaatttcttttccctcactACTCAACAAACTCTTTCTCCACTTTACATACAGAAAAATTGTAATGAGTTTCTATATATAAAACTGGAGATTTGGAAAGTATAAGCAAGATAACTAGTTCTTTATGACTTTTTATTTTAGGTTTGTTAAGAAGAATCACTGTAGCCATTACAGCTAAATCTGTTATGTGTGAAAAAGATTTCTGCTAGCCATACACCAGGGAACATTATTATTGTACTGTAAGTCAACAGAAGTGCAGGTTATAAATTTATGAAAGAACAATGTCAAGCAAGATAGATCTACACTAGTGAAACATTCAGTTTAAAATTATAGGACACAAAGTAGACTTACCTGTAGCTTTCCCTCACACATCTTTCTGCAGCAACATAATCATTTCTATGAAGATGCACTAAGACTTGAGCAATAGTTTtctaaacaaaaacaacaacaaaaaagtaagCCTAATGTTTCTTTAGAAATTAACAATAAAATATGAGGAAAATGGTAGACTGTTAATATCTAGTATGAGAAAGGTCATAACTCACAATCATCCTAAGATACTGACACAAGTGAGTCAGAACAATCCAGAGAAAAAGTAGAGCCATCTCCTCAGCTGGTATGAAATAGGTTATCTCCTATAACATTTTAATGAACTGTTGTCCCAAGTAACAGTTTTtgtagttttttatttttgataacatctttattttttatgtgttgtttggttttgacaGCTCCTGTATATAACAACAACTtatctttaaaattataaaagtaCAGCTAAAGTTTGGGGAAACACCACTACCACAAACTCTCATCATTTAGCAAGAAACCTTAATCAAGAGGTACCCATCATCTATCAGATATCAGCTGTCATtaactacaaaaataaaaaaattgagacATATTATCAGAAGTTGTCTCTTAGAATTTACCTTATAGCAAGTGGGGTAGTTCTCAATTTCCTTATagatacttttttccttctgaagagaCAATGCAGCCTCATCTAATctaaaaaccaaagaaacaggAGTATCAGTGCCAGGAATACAGCACAATGAACCCAAGGCTAATTGCAAAGTGTTTAACTAATACAGTGGCAAGTCTACTGGAATAAAAAGCGACACAACTAAAGATCAGCAGTAGATCTTAGCAACAGAGTAGGTAAATATACAATCAGCAATTCCTTTTGTGTATGTGCTAAGAACATCTCTGGTATTTATTCAGAGAAACCTTGGTTGTTGTAACATTGTACAAGATGAATGCTTTGTTACATACCCTAACACATTTCTGTATGTCCTGAGGTTACTATAAGCATCTGTAAGTCTGAGATCCATGAACTAGCAATATAGTTCTTAAAGAACCTAAATGTTCCAATGAAGCAAGTCTAAGATGAACTGAAGGTCAAGTTTGGTGCAAGCAATTTACAATTACACTTGTCTCACTGAGACGCCAAGATTCACTCTTCTTTAAGAAGTCCAGAATCAGACTGCTGCAAACTGATTTCTTTCCTCAGGTTAGTCCTAATTCCTCTGTTTTATATTCCACAGCTACAGAAGACTTTCAAGTACTTTCTACTTATTAGtgtaggggggaaaaaaaaaaatcctgaagtaGTTTAAGAATTAATGAaaactggtttgctttcaacaaacacagagcaaaagTCTTTCAGCTCACATTCTCCCATCCCAGAACACAAAACAGGTGGTTCCTGGATGAACACAGCATATCCCACCAAGAAACTGGATCTTAGTTTGAAGCATGTCTCAAACAAGAATTAATAGTACATAAACCCAACAACACCAAGACAAAAAAACACAatcaaaatcacattttaagGTTGAAACACATTGAAAGAACAAAAGAGGAGAAAGCTATACCTGCGTCCTCTGACCAGAAGTCTTGATGCCTTCCCTAGCATTTCTAATGCCTGCCGTAAACGTTCTTCATTCtagagaagcaaaaaaagaatTCATACATTCTTATTTCATTTGCACAGAGTTAAGACCACTAGACTTTAATCTAAGTGTGTCACCTGTAACTCAGACCAACTGTTAGTTATTTTTATCAGCAGGTCACACACTCAATGGAAACACAAAGTGTATTGGTGCTCCCAAGTTCCATAGCCAGCTCCCGTATGGATCAGCAGAGGAACAGAGGAATGTCAATGCAAATTTGCTAATCTGGAAACACGTGACAACTGACAATAGAGAAGTACATCAAAGCCACTTGCAAAAAGGCAAATCATTGGCTCATGGAACAGGTAGAGCACCAAGCAAAATCTTCTCTTCCGTGCATTCAGggatttcaaattattttgggTTACAGGACTCCACAGCAGACATGTTCTCTACCCTCTGTGCTGCCCAACAAGAGGCAGAAAACTCAATCTACAAAATTCAGATTCCATCAAGTCCTAAACTgagaaaaaggcaaagcaaactGACTTCTAACTTTTGTCATCTCCTTCTCTACAGCACGAGAAGCCTTAACCTTCATTACTCAGCCACTGACGTAAAATGAAGGAAACATAATTTAGTACCTATACTTAGGCATTTCCTTTACTttacagctgaaagaaaaa
This genomic stretch from Corvus hawaiiensis isolate bCorHaw1 chromosome 30, bCorHaw1.pri.cur, whole genome shotgun sequence harbors:
- the NAPG gene encoding gamma-soluble NSF attachment protein translates to MAAQKINEALEHIAKAEKYLKTGFLKWKPDYDSAATEYGKAAVAFKNAKQFDQAREACLREAEAHENNKALFHAAKAYEQAGMMLKEMQRLPEAVQLIEKASMMYLENGTPDTAAIALERAGKLIENVSPEKAVQLYQQAASVFENEERLRQALEMLGKASRLLVRGRRLDEAALSLQKEKSIYKEIENYPTCYKKTIAQVLVHLHRNDYVAAERCVRESYSIPGFNGSEDCAALEQLLEGYDQQDQDQVSEVCNSPLFKYMDNDYAKLGLTLVVPGGGIKKKSPNAAQDKARGPAAVGSHADEEEDEYSGGLC